In the Kribbella sp. NBC_00482 genome, one interval contains:
- a CDS encoding neutral zinc metallopeptidase, with amino-acid sequence MPGPGQPQFGWGAPPGGPKPPKKGRGGLIAALVLLGVLVIGVMALKIVSAALKGDGDPSYASPTTTTSYSPTNQPTKEPSGQPTNVPTTAPTTQPTTQATRPTATRSTATATAKPTTKPGPTDTDLVVRNRLYKAGAMASVNCKESKARQSTVAGARANYKNLVGCLNRAWAPLVAKAGGRFRAPTVRIFSGTVTTPCGTHSDSGPPFFCGTTDTIYMNLTEDIGNYNRYPQAYQKVWARMWMLHQFAHEYGHHIQNNMGILQAYSRIRYERPNYAMELQDSRRLELQASCFSDIFIGANRRSYPITGQSLFQWRWLIGHVTDNANDHGDANNHQYWATRGYNARNPSVCNTFAASAAKVQ; translated from the coding sequence ATGCCGGGGCCTGGGCAGCCGCAGTTCGGGTGGGGCGCTCCACCTGGTGGACCGAAGCCACCGAAGAAGGGGCGCGGCGGACTGATCGCCGCGCTGGTGCTGCTCGGTGTGCTCGTGATCGGCGTCATGGCGCTGAAGATCGTCTCGGCGGCGCTGAAGGGTGACGGCGACCCGTCGTACGCGAGTCCGACGACCACCACGTCGTACAGCCCGACGAACCAGCCGACGAAGGAACCGTCCGGCCAGCCGACCAACGTGCCGACGACCGCGCCCACCACCCAGCCGACCACGCAGGCGACGCGGCCGACGGCGACCCGGTCAACCGCGACCGCTACCGCCAAGCCGACGACCAAGCCGGGTCCGACCGACACCGATCTCGTGGTGCGGAACCGGCTGTACAAGGCCGGTGCGATGGCGTCGGTGAACTGCAAGGAGTCCAAGGCGCGGCAGAGCACGGTGGCCGGCGCACGGGCCAACTACAAGAACCTGGTGGGCTGCCTGAACAGGGCCTGGGCGCCGCTCGTGGCCAAGGCCGGTGGGCGGTTCCGGGCGCCGACCGTGCGGATCTTCAGCGGTACGGTCACGACGCCGTGCGGGACCCACAGCGACTCCGGGCCGCCGTTCTTCTGCGGGACCACCGACACCATCTACATGAACCTCACCGAGGACATCGGCAACTACAACCGCTACCCGCAGGCCTACCAGAAGGTGTGGGCGCGGATGTGGATGCTGCACCAGTTCGCGCACGAGTACGGGCACCACATCCAGAACAACATGGGGATCCTGCAGGCGTACTCGCGGATCCGGTACGAGCGGCCGAACTACGCGATGGAACTGCAGGACAGCCGGCGGCTGGAGCTGCAGGCGTCCTGCTTCTCGGACATCTTCATCGGCGCGAACCGGCGGAGCTACCCGATCACCGGGCAGTCGCTGTTCCAGTGGCGCTGGCTGATCGGGCACGTCACCGACAACGCGAACGACCACGGCGACGCGAACAACCACCAGTACTGGGCCACCCGCGGGTACAACGCCCGCAACCCGAGCGTCTGCAACACGTTCGCAGCGTCTGCCGCGAAGGTGCAGTGA
- a CDS encoding serine/threonine-protein kinase, with the protein MTARLIGGRYLLGEPLGSGGMGSVWRAHDQQLDREVALKRAHPGVDDPDGRRLRREARTGARLHDPHVVTIFDVVTDGDEHWLVLEYLPSRSLDELGKLPPDRVARIGVQIASALQAVHAAGIIHRDLKPANILVTADGTAKLADFGISRRLWAEATLTDSSTVGTPAHLAPEVANGNEPTTASDVFSLGAVLYTALEGHSPFGDDPNPLAVLRRAARGELEPLRRGGELTPLLTRMLAVEPGDRPSVAEVVTELGGPTAPPVSTRRRRWVIPAAAAGVAVVAVLGVLIGRAVSGPSEPSATPTTTIAGPVGDPLTVDPCALIDETSLSKFGDATLEPAYGNFDRCDVVVNGSGGQQVDVRAELDEADNELPQGTVEKLTGNLHEVVRERAEGGGCERVLVLSDGTHVVVEARHNDGSGMDVCAMAEAVTQKAIGVLKAGPIPRRAQPLPAASLAHLDACTLLDNQALELIPAVDAKHPDTSFGGWSCGWESTTSDLSVDVRFDRDQPLDASDGRPVTMSGRSAFISSEYDGTGTCAALIVFRKYADTVELVTVIATGPGTLTSLCGLATKLGQSVAAKLPKA; encoded by the coding sequence GTGACGGCCCGGTTGATCGGGGGCCGCTACCTGTTGGGGGAACCGCTCGGCTCGGGCGGTATGGGCTCGGTCTGGCGTGCCCATGACCAGCAGCTGGACCGGGAGGTCGCGCTGAAGCGCGCGCATCCCGGTGTGGACGACCCGGACGGGCGCCGGCTGCGCCGTGAGGCGCGGACCGGTGCCCGCCTGCACGACCCGCACGTGGTGACGATCTTCGACGTGGTCACGGACGGGGACGAGCACTGGCTGGTCCTGGAGTACCTGCCGTCGCGGAGCTTGGACGAACTGGGCAAGCTGCCACCGGACCGGGTCGCGCGGATCGGCGTACAGATCGCGTCCGCGCTGCAGGCCGTGCACGCGGCGGGCATCATCCACCGGGATCTCAAACCGGCCAACATCCTGGTCACTGCGGACGGTACGGCGAAACTCGCGGACTTCGGCATCTCGCGACGCCTGTGGGCCGAGGCGACGCTGACGGACAGCTCGACGGTCGGTACGCCGGCCCACCTCGCACCGGAAGTAGCCAACGGCAACGAACCGACGACCGCCTCCGACGTGTTCTCGCTGGGCGCGGTCCTCTACACGGCGCTGGAGGGCCACTCGCCGTTCGGCGACGACCCGAACCCGCTGGCGGTACTGCGGCGCGCCGCACGCGGTGAACTGGAGCCGTTGCGACGCGGTGGCGAGCTGACGCCGCTGCTCACGCGGATGCTCGCCGTAGAACCAGGGGACCGCCCGTCCGTCGCCGAGGTTGTAACTGAGCTCGGCGGCCCCACTGCCCCGCCCGTAAGTACGCGGCGGAGGCGATGGGTGATCCCGGCAGCGGCTGCCGGCGTAGCGGTGGTCGCCGTACTGGGTGTGCTGATCGGACGGGCGGTGTCGGGGCCGTCCGAGCCATCGGCCACGCCCACGACGACCATCGCCGGTCCGGTGGGTGATCCGTTGACGGTGGATCCCTGTGCGTTGATCGACGAGACGTCGTTGAGCAAGTTCGGGGACGCGACGCTGGAACCGGCGTACGGGAACTTCGACCGGTGTGACGTGGTGGTGAACGGCAGCGGCGGCCAGCAGGTCGACGTACGGGCAGAGCTCGACGAGGCGGACAACGAACTGCCTCAGGGCACGGTGGAGAAGCTGACCGGCAACCTCCACGAGGTCGTCCGCGAACGGGCTGAGGGCGGCGGCTGCGAGCGTGTACTCGTACTGTCGGACGGTACGCACGTGGTGGTCGAGGCGCGGCACAACGACGGGTCCGGGATGGACGTGTGCGCGATGGCGGAAGCCGTTACGCAGAAGGCGATCGGCGTGCTGAAGGCCGGACCGATCCCCCGTCGTGCGCAGCCGTTGCCGGCCGCGTCGCTGGCGCACCTCGACGCCTGCACGCTGTTGGACAACCAGGCGTTGGAGCTGATCCCGGCTGTGGACGCGAAGCATCCGGACACGTCGTTCGGCGGCTGGTCGTGCGGTTGGGAGAGTACGACCAGCGATCTGTCGGTGGACGTGCGGTTCGACCGGGACCAGCCGCTGGACGCGTCGGACGGACGTCCGGTGACGATGTCCGGCCGGTCCGCGTTCATATCGAGTGAGTACGACGGCACTGGGACCTGTGCGGCGCTGATCGTGTTCCGGAAGTACGCCGATACGGTCGAGTTGGTGACGGTGATCGCAACAGGTCCCGGCACGCTGACCTCGCTGTGCGGACTGGCCACGAAGCTCGGTCAGTCAGTCGCTGCGAAGCTGCCGAAGGCCTGA
- a CDS encoding DUF2207 domain-containing protein, translating to MSPKRRLLPAALLMSLTAPLFVALSTMAAEAVAPMAGDQITAYSADATLTKDGELQVKETVDLTAGGTTFSRTLATRVRSDAERDRTYELKDVSATVNGQPAQGFQNDSTDDGRKLTLNVSGQSKIVYSYTVDNVVADSTEGRQVSWPIVQGFATSIPKASLTVSVPFATWVTCFAGRTGSSLPCTSSQLAESAALQIEQNGVPAGGRVTFLTGLSDQATVQANAQFSTRWTLGRAFTVDKTTVGLAVLVFGLGLLGAVGLWFFRGRDAAKVGAGAPERPVLDGSDGPQFAAPDGIRPGQVGTVVDETADVVDITATLLDLAVRNYLTIVEQPRESHFGRLDWELQRLHPGGPELLAYEKALLDAVFADGDSVLVSALGPSLRPRLNLVREQLYADVVTQGWFNNRPDAVRNRWTTAGVVLLGAGVVLTIVLAIVSKFALVGFAVMAAGLVLALVGQAAPARTARGAAVLGRVAGLQHYLANETSADLPQSHRLEFASRCLPYAAVLGLTEKWALEIAATDDDDDPDAGIGWYSGPENWHLSDIGESLSNFVTSFGGSLTTARRLFG from the coding sequence ATGTCACCGAAGCGCCGCCTCCTCCCGGCTGCCCTGCTGATGTCCCTGACCGCCCCGCTGTTCGTTGCCCTGAGCACTATGGCTGCCGAGGCGGTGGCCCCGATGGCAGGGGACCAGATCACCGCGTACTCCGCGGACGCGACGCTCACCAAGGACGGTGAGCTGCAGGTCAAGGAGACGGTCGACCTGACCGCCGGCGGTACGACGTTCAGCCGCACGCTGGCCACCCGGGTCCGGTCGGACGCCGAGCGGGACCGCACGTACGAGCTGAAGGACGTGTCCGCGACGGTGAACGGACAGCCCGCCCAGGGCTTCCAGAACGACAGCACCGACGACGGCCGCAAGCTGACGCTGAACGTGTCCGGGCAGTCGAAGATCGTCTACAGCTACACAGTGGACAACGTGGTCGCCGACTCGACCGAGGGCCGCCAGGTGAGCTGGCCGATCGTGCAGGGCTTCGCCACGTCGATCCCGAAAGCCAGCCTGACCGTCAGCGTCCCGTTCGCGACCTGGGTGACCTGCTTCGCCGGCCGCACCGGTTCGAGCCTTCCGTGTACGTCGTCCCAGCTGGCCGAGTCGGCGGCGCTGCAGATCGAGCAGAACGGCGTACCTGCCGGCGGCCGGGTGACGTTCCTGACCGGGCTGAGCGACCAGGCGACCGTGCAGGCCAACGCGCAGTTCTCCACCCGCTGGACGCTCGGGAGGGCGTTCACGGTCGACAAGACCACCGTCGGGCTCGCAGTCCTCGTGTTCGGGCTCGGACTGCTCGGTGCGGTCGGCCTGTGGTTCTTCCGCGGCCGGGATGCCGCGAAGGTCGGTGCGGGCGCGCCGGAGCGTCCGGTGCTCGACGGCTCCGACGGTCCGCAGTTCGCCGCTCCGGACGGCATTCGGCCCGGCCAGGTCGGCACCGTGGTGGACGAGACGGCCGACGTCGTCGACATCACCGCGACCCTGCTGGACCTTGCTGTGCGCAACTACCTGACGATCGTCGAGCAGCCGCGCGAGTCGCACTTCGGCAGGCTCGACTGGGAGCTGCAGCGGTTGCACCCGGGCGGTCCGGAGCTGCTGGCCTACGAGAAGGCTCTGCTGGACGCGGTGTTCGCTGACGGCGACTCGGTGCTGGTCTCCGCGCTCGGCCCGTCGCTGCGCCCGCGGCTCAACCTGGTCCGCGAGCAGCTGTACGCCGACGTCGTCACGCAGGGCTGGTTCAACAACCGCCCGGACGCGGTGCGGAACCGGTGGACCACCGCCGGCGTGGTGCTGCTCGGTGCAGGCGTCGTACTGACCATCGTGCTTGCGATCGTCAGCAAGTTCGCTCTGGTCGGCTTCGCGGTCATGGCAGCCGGTCTGGTGCTCGCACTCGTCGGGCAGGCCGCACCGGCCCGCACTGCGCGCGGTGCCGCCGTACTGGGCCGGGTGGCCGGTCTGCAGCACTACCTGGCCAACGAGACCTCGGCCGACCTGCCGCAGAGCCACCGGCTCGAGTTCGCGTCCCGCTGCCTGCCGTACGCCGCTGTGCTCGGGCTGACCGAGAAGTGGGCGCTGGAGATCGCAGCGACCGATGACGACGACGACCCCGACGCCGGCATCGGCTGGTACTCCGGTCCGGAGAACTGGCACCTGTCCGACATCGGCGAATCGCTCAGCAACTTCGTCACATCATTCGGCGGCTCCCTAACCACCGCCCGCCGCCTCTTCGGCTGA
- a CDS encoding neutral zinc metallopeptidase — MGQPVQQAPTWQYPPIPIPQPPGGRRRRKKKISRTLLIGLVVLAVLVVGSGVTLLIRGLGGDKPEAKTTPTTSTSESASPSESPSTSPSPSTPRGPTVDEVVKGSRLYTIGPLAASKCAEPPFAPVTVAAAQQYYNRLLPCLNRTWWLAMKKASLPFRNPKAVVYVGKVPSPCGMQRSVRAAYCGANETIYLPFTVDNRYYVSNPVYTRAIMLNTFAHEYGHHIQKLSGILASSMSRQQSMTPNQKLTESRRRELQATCLGAVYLGANATYLPMNGVLLNNWKFLISHSGDDYARPRVHDHGNRVSNYQWSITGYNNKKPDSCNTFTAADVRVN; from the coding sequence ATGGGTCAGCCTGTCCAGCAGGCGCCCACCTGGCAGTACCCGCCGATCCCGATCCCGCAGCCACCGGGCGGCCGGCGCCGGCGCAAGAAGAAGATCTCCCGCACTCTCCTGATCGGCCTGGTGGTGCTGGCGGTCCTCGTGGTCGGCTCCGGCGTCACGTTGCTGATCCGCGGTCTCGGCGGCGACAAGCCCGAGGCGAAGACGACCCCGACCACCTCGACCTCGGAGTCCGCGTCTCCCTCGGAGAGCCCGTCCACCTCCCCGTCCCCGTCGACGCCGCGTGGCCCGACGGTCGACGAGGTCGTGAAGGGCAGCCGGCTCTACACGATCGGCCCGCTCGCCGCGTCGAAGTGCGCGGAGCCGCCGTTCGCACCGGTCACCGTCGCGGCAGCGCAGCAGTACTACAACCGTCTGCTGCCCTGCCTGAACCGCACGTGGTGGCTGGCGATGAAGAAGGCGAGCCTGCCGTTCCGCAACCCGAAGGCGGTCGTGTACGTCGGCAAGGTGCCCTCGCCCTGCGGCATGCAGCGCAGCGTGCGGGCGGCGTACTGCGGTGCGAACGAGACGATCTACCTGCCGTTCACCGTCGACAACCGCTACTACGTTTCCAACCCGGTCTACACGCGCGCGATCATGCTCAACACGTTCGCGCACGAGTACGGCCACCACATCCAGAAGCTGAGCGGGATCCTCGCCTCGTCGATGTCCCGGCAGCAGAGCATGACGCCGAACCAGAAGCTGACCGAGAGCCGCCGCCGCGAGCTGCAGGCGACCTGTCTCGGCGCGGTCTACCTCGGCGCGAACGCGACGTACCTCCCGATGAACGGCGTGCTGCTGAACAACTGGAAGTTCCTGATCTCGCACTCGGGTGACGACTACGCGCGGCCGCGGGTCCACGACCACGGCAACCGGGTCAGCAACTACCAGTGGTCGATCACCGGCTACAACAACAAGAAGCCCGACTCCTGCAACACCTTCACCGCAGCCGACGTCCGAGTGAACTAG
- a CDS encoding neutral zinc metallopeptidase — protein sequence MPPQPPRKKSGGTALLVVAVLAVVAAGGVFLAVKLTQGGGDGPAVAAPVATESATSEPTRAPSSVPPPPPTTAAPRTTTTTAKVTPPKPVQTVNPATYNATHRLYKTGVMRTVNCKQARTGLGNGSQSLAYFKAIKACLDRAWPTQVAVSGGRFRSPGLVVWGGSVTTPCGGGVGRSFYCPTTHTIYMESPSIISFYKQNPTFGRMVGTFTMAHEYAHAVQWMTGLGEAYTKLRYDASAAGALQLSRRLELQASCLGNVFLGANRNSYGITGYAYQMWLYDVNNSGDRPPYPRDHGSTTNHGAWSRAAFQSRNPASCNTWSASPARVS from the coding sequence ATGCCGCCTCAGCCGCCGCGGAAGAAGTCCGGCGGTACGGCGCTGCTCGTCGTCGCAGTGCTGGCGGTGGTCGCGGCCGGTGGCGTGTTCCTGGCCGTGAAGCTCACCCAGGGCGGCGGCGACGGACCTGCCGTGGCCGCACCGGTCGCCACGGAGTCAGCGACCTCTGAGCCGACCAGGGCTCCGAGCAGCGTGCCGCCGCCTCCCCCGACGACTGCTGCTCCGCGGACGACCACGACGACCGCGAAGGTCACCCCGCCGAAGCCGGTGCAGACCGTGAACCCGGCGACGTACAACGCGACCCACCGGCTCTACAAGACCGGCGTGATGCGGACCGTGAACTGCAAGCAGGCCAGGACCGGTCTCGGCAACGGCTCGCAGTCGCTGGCGTACTTCAAGGCGATCAAGGCCTGCCTGGACCGGGCCTGGCCGACGCAGGTCGCCGTATCCGGCGGCCGGTTCCGGTCACCCGGTCTGGTCGTCTGGGGCGGCTCGGTGACCACACCGTGCGGTGGCGGCGTCGGGCGCTCGTTCTACTGCCCGACGACGCACACCATCTATATGGAGTCTCCGTCGATCATCTCGTTCTACAAGCAGAACCCGACGTTCGGCCGGATGGTCGGCACCTTCACCATGGCCCACGAGTACGCGCACGCGGTGCAGTGGATGACCGGGCTCGGTGAGGCCTACACGAAGCTCCGGTACGACGCTTCTGCCGCCGGGGCGTTGCAGCTGAGTCGCCGGCTCGAACTGCAGGCCTCATGTCTCGGCAACGTGTTCCTGGGTGCCAACCGCAACAGTTACGGCATCACCGGCTACGCGTACCAGATGTGGCTGTACGACGTGAACAACAGCGGCGACCGCCCGCCGTACCCGCGGGATCACGGCAGCACCACCAACCACGGGGCCTGGAGCCGCGCAGCCTTCCAGAGCCGTAATCCGGCCAGCTGCAACACCTGGTCGGCGTCACCTGCCCGGGTAAGTTGA
- a CDS encoding FHA domain-containing protein, whose amino-acid sequence MERLPPNQTSLSHGVPDAQPGTIFVLSVAGGVSVDAEPQRTILFGRNRPEVHVCIGEDDPRVSRRHGSISYRSNQWYVAVTGRLPVRFPRQRALFAGEDPIPLAAGYTPLFVQGSSGREHLLEVYVVGDSGARPVPRPRESTHPPRVWRLSPAEKLALIVVGQRYLLHDLHPLPLSWRQAADQLSELQPTEGWTAKRVEHLVSNVRSRLSRDGVPGLTREEVGEPVGNALNDNMFRELLMTTTLVPADLDVLD is encoded by the coding sequence ATGGAGCGTCTCCCCCCGAATCAGACCAGCCTGTCGCACGGCGTGCCTGACGCCCAGCCGGGCACCATCTTCGTGCTGAGCGTCGCAGGTGGTGTCAGCGTCGACGCCGAACCGCAGCGGACCATCCTGTTCGGACGGAACCGTCCCGAGGTGCATGTCTGCATCGGCGAGGACGATCCGCGCGTCAGCCGGAGGCACGGCTCGATCAGCTACCGCAGCAACCAGTGGTACGTCGCAGTGACCGGGCGGCTGCCCGTGCGGTTCCCCCGTCAGCGGGCGCTGTTCGCCGGCGAGGACCCGATACCTCTCGCGGCTGGTTACACACCGCTCTTCGTACAGGGCTCCAGCGGACGCGAGCACCTCCTCGAGGTGTACGTCGTCGGCGACAGTGGCGCACGCCCCGTACCGCGGCCACGTGAGTCAACGCACCCGCCACGCGTCTGGCGACTGTCTCCGGCTGAGAAGCTGGCGTTGATCGTGGTCGGCCAGCGGTACCTGCTGCACGACCTGCACCCGCTGCCGCTGTCCTGGCGGCAGGCTGCGGACCAGCTGTCCGAGCTGCAGCCGACGGAGGGCTGGACTGCCAAGCGGGTCGAGCACCTGGTCTCCAACGTCCGCAGTCGGCTGTCGCGGGACGGCGTACCCGGGCTGACCCGCGAGGAGGTCGGCGAGCCGGTCGGCAACGCGCTGAACGACAACATGTTCCGGGAGCTGCTGATGACCACCACGCTGGTCCCGGCGGATCTCGACGTACTGGACTGA
- a CDS encoding DUF2207 domain-containing protein, translated as MRLRLLGLSLCALGLLGLSTVPAGAAGADATSAAADPVVTNYDSQVRVERDGLLRVAETWKLSNVNGTFTRFIVTRDHLPDDIDHVQEIGDLQVKAGGQDKKADVKVEGDVTSIAVPDVSGGTTQLDVTYTVKGAVAKTLDGTEVRFAPLTGINLPIQTANIVFSVPEVSHVACFAGPIDSNIPCSLAQVGETSGPTFQQTALPPGNTVKMAVGFPKGQIADNSIIEYRHTFKRAFSTDAAQLITALAVLLLGAIALFALYRLRGRDQVDPRRVVPASLFSLGTDTRIDFTPPSDLRPGEVGTLIDERIDPVDVTATIIDLAVRGHIQIVELEHSTEFARPDWELRRVSNAPAEELQRYENVLIRAIFGDSDSVLVSELGKQVRANLAQVQDALYDGVVKRGWFTERPDRTRSLWATIGIATTVVGVIATVLLALLSTWGLLGLAITLVGVGLLVVGRYMPAKAPAAGRVLGQVAAIRGELLEMDVSELPTDQHAELCSRALPYAVVLGGSERWIDALVATDSTPDQEDDGFTWYRGPSGWHLQYLPDSLRNLTTNLTGALFAR; from the coding sequence ATGCGTCTACGTCTCCTCGGGCTATCCCTGTGTGCCCTCGGCCTGCTCGGCCTCTCGACTGTCCCAGCCGGTGCGGCCGGCGCGGACGCAACCAGTGCCGCCGCCGACCCGGTGGTGACCAACTACGACAGTCAGGTCCGGGTCGAACGTGACGGCCTGCTCCGGGTCGCTGAGACCTGGAAGCTCAGCAACGTGAACGGGACCTTCACCCGGTTCATCGTCACGCGGGACCACCTGCCGGACGACATCGACCACGTCCAGGAGATCGGCGACCTGCAGGTCAAGGCCGGCGGTCAGGACAAGAAGGCCGATGTGAAGGTCGAGGGCGACGTCACGTCGATCGCCGTACCGGACGTCAGCGGCGGTACGACGCAACTCGACGTCACCTACACCGTGAAGGGCGCGGTCGCGAAGACCCTGGACGGCACCGAGGTGCGGTTCGCCCCGCTGACCGGGATCAACCTCCCGATCCAGACCGCGAACATCGTCTTCAGCGTCCCCGAGGTCTCGCACGTCGCCTGCTTCGCGGGCCCGATCGACAGCAACATCCCGTGTTCGCTCGCGCAGGTCGGCGAGACCTCCGGCCCGACCTTCCAGCAGACCGCGCTGCCGCCGGGCAACACGGTCAAGATGGCGGTCGGCTTCCCGAAGGGCCAGATCGCGGACAACTCGATCATCGAGTACCGGCACACCTTCAAGCGCGCCTTCTCCACCGACGCGGCCCAGCTGATCACCGCGCTGGCGGTGCTGCTGCTCGGCGCGATCGCGCTGTTCGCGCTGTACCGGCTGCGCGGCCGGGACCAGGTCGACCCGCGGCGCGTCGTCCCGGCGTCGCTGTTCAGCCTCGGCACCGACACGCGGATCGACTTCACGCCGCCGTCGGACCTGCGGCCCGGTGAGGTCGGCACGCTGATCGACGAGCGGATCGACCCGGTCGACGTGACCGCGACGATCATCGACCTGGCCGTCCGCGGTCACATCCAGATCGTCGAGCTCGAGCACAGCACCGAGTTCGCGCGGCCGGACTGGGAACTGCGCCGGGTCTCCAACGCCCCGGCGGAGGAGCTGCAGCGGTACGAGAACGTCCTGATCCGCGCGATCTTCGGCGACTCCGACTCGGTGCTGGTCTCCGAGCTCGGCAAGCAGGTCCGGGCGAACCTGGCCCAGGTCCAGGACGCCCTGTACGACGGTGTGGTCAAGCGCGGCTGGTTCACCGAGCGCCCGGACCGCACTCGGTCGCTGTGGGCAACGATCGGCATCGCGACCACCGTGGTCGGTGTCATCGCGACCGTCCTGCTGGCTCTGCTGTCGACGTGGGGTCTGCTCGGCCTCGCGATCACGCTGGTCGGTGTCGGCCTGCTCGTGGTCGGCCGCTACATGCCGGCCAAGGCTCCGGCCGCCGGCCGCGTCCTCGGCCAGGTCGCCGCGATCCGCGGTGAGTTGCTGGAGATGGACGTCAGCGAGCTGCCGACCGACCAGCACGCCGAGCTCTGCTCGCGCGCTCTGCCGTACGCCGTCGTACTCGGCGGCTCGGAGCGCTGGATCGACGCACTGGTCGCGACCGACTCCACGCCGGACCAGGAGGACGACGGCTTCACCTGGTACCGCGGCCCGAGCGGCTGGCACCTGCAGTACCTGCCGGACTCCCTCCGCAACCTCACCACCAACCTGACGGGTGCGCTGTTCGCCCGCTGA
- a CDS encoding neutral zinc metallopeptidase translates to MSSPYGYGGPPQGAPQGRPLGPPPGVLPPPQAGPWPPQQGQYPQGPPQGTPYPGQQYPGQQYPGQQFQPYYGGPGQFNGFQPPRKRGGALRLVLVSFIFLTFIGVSVAVIAAILGSDSSTETTAEPKVTGPSIVPTPTTTPEKGTAEDFLLNADVYRTGPLPAQNCPAANLGSGSLASQKVYYQRLFKCLNDAWRPIFKELGEEKPDPGLVVFDTPVQTPCGNFAPLSGRVLAFYCYGNQVMYTDVKQMNRAFGPQQDLAYLMTIAHEYGHHVQGVTGLFYARAVYVQDHPEQKLESSRRNELQASCFAGVFSKAVAKSYPLTNRLQEFKEQSSNSFGESADTPEDERTHGLATSQGFWIQNGFNVGENKACDTFAVSADLVK, encoded by the coding sequence TTGAGCAGCCCGTACGGGTACGGCGGCCCACCGCAGGGTGCACCGCAGGGCCGGCCACTCGGCCCGCCGCCTGGTGTGCTGCCACCGCCGCAAGCCGGGCCATGGCCGCCGCAGCAGGGTCAGTACCCACAGGGTCCGCCGCAAGGTACGCCGTACCCGGGCCAGCAGTACCCCGGTCAGCAGTACCCAGGCCAGCAGTTCCAGCCGTACTACGGCGGTCCGGGCCAGTTCAACGGGTTCCAGCCGCCGCGGAAGCGGGGCGGAGCGCTGCGCCTGGTCCTGGTGAGCTTCATCTTCTTGACCTTCATCGGCGTGTCGGTGGCCGTGATTGCCGCGATCCTGGGCTCCGACAGCAGCACCGAGACCACCGCCGAGCCCAAGGTGACCGGTCCGTCGATCGTGCCGACGCCGACGACCACCCCGGAGAAGGGCACCGCCGAGGACTTCCTGCTGAACGCCGACGTGTACCGCACAGGTCCGCTGCCGGCGCAGAACTGCCCGGCCGCCAACCTCGGCAGCGGCAGCCTGGCGTCGCAGAAGGTCTACTACCAGCGGCTCTTCAAGTGTCTGAACGACGCGTGGCGCCCGATCTTCAAGGAGCTCGGCGAGGAGAAGCCGGACCCGGGCCTGGTCGTGTTCGACACGCCGGTCCAGACGCCGTGCGGCAACTTCGCGCCGCTGTCGGGGCGGGTGCTGGCGTTCTACTGCTACGGCAACCAGGTGATGTACACCGACGTGAAGCAGATGAACCGTGCCTTCGGTCCGCAGCAGGACCTCGCGTACCTGATGACGATCGCGCACGAGTACGGCCACCACGTCCAGGGCGTCACCGGGCTGTTCTACGCCCGGGCCGTCTATGTGCAGGACCACCCGGAGCAGAAGCTGGAGAGCTCGCGACGCAACGAGTTGCAGGCGTCCTGCTTCGCCGGTGTGTTCAGCAAGGCCGTGGCGAAGTCGTACCCGTTGACCAACCGCCTGCAGGAGTTCAAGGAGCAGTCCAGCAACAGCTTCGGTGAGTCGGCTGACACGCCGGAGGACGAGCGGACGCACGGTCTGGCGACCAGCCAGGGCTTCTGGATCCAGAACGGCTTCAACGTCGGCGAGAACAAGGCCTGTGACACCTTCGCTGTATCGGCGGACCTGGTGAAGTGA